Within Desulfobacter sp., the genomic segment CCGGAGGAAACTTCCAGCACAGCATTCATTACCGGGCTTTTGCTGATATCCTTTATCTGATTCCTTATTTTCCGCCGGTCTGTTCGGCGTGCCGGGGCAAAATATGTATCCATAACTTCTCTCGCAATAATGATACGTTGAAAGTGAGGATAAGTGTGGAGCGGATTTCTGTCAATAAAAAAAGCGCTGACAAAGCAGCGCTTGTTTTTATGAAACTGTCTTAAAAGCTGGTCGGGATGAGAGGATTTGAACCTCCGACCCCCTCGTCCCGAACGAGGTGCTCTACCAGGCTGAGCCACATCCCGACGCTGAAGACGCTATTAGATATACCAAAAAAAAAGAAAAGTCAATTTAGAAAATGCTTTCTTTTATAATTGTTGCTTCCCGGCCCGGACCAACGGATACAATTTTGATTTTAACATCGGAAAGCTCTTCCACACGTTTAAGGTAATTTTTTGCTTTTTCAGGCAGTTGGTCGTATTCAGTGATGCCTGAAGTATTTTCCTTCCAGCCGGGGTGGGTTTCATACACCGGGGTGCATTTTTCAAGAATTTTGATTTCAGGAGGAAAATGTTCAATGACCTTGCCATCGTAGCTGTACCCGGTGCAGATTTTAATTTCATCCAGATCATCCAGAACGTCCAGCTTGGTGATGGCCAGTCCGGTGAGGCTGTTCAGCCGGGCGGAATTTCTGAGTACGACCATGTCCAGCCATCCGCAGCGGCGCTTGCGGCCCGTTGTGGCCCCGAATTCTGCACCGGTCTTCTGAATTTTATCACCTGTTTCGTCGAAGAGTTCTGTGGGGAAGGGACCCGCTCCCACGCGGGTGGTATAGGCTTTTACAATGCCGATGATTTCATTGAGCTGTCCAGGTCCCACACCGGAACCGTTGGCTGCATTTCCGGATACAGTGGATGAGGAGGTGACAAAGGGGTAGGTGCCGTGTTCAATATCAAGGTGAGTGCCCTGTGCGCCTTCGAACAAAACTGTTTTTCCCTGCTTGATGCCTTCGAACAGGGAAACAGATACGTCATCAATGTATGGGAGCAGGCGTTCCCTTACTTTTTTGAACTGGTCGATGACAAGCTCCGGATCCAGGGTTTCAGCCTTGAAATAATGTTTCAGGTAAAAGTTTTTTTCCTCCATGATGGTGATGACTTTTTCCTGGAACAAATCAAAATCCAGCAGGTCACAGAATCTGATTCCCCTGCGGGTCGCCTTATCCTCGTAGCAGGGGCCGATGCCCCGGCCGGTGGTTCCGATTTTGTTTTTTCCCTTTTTCTCTTCCCTGGCCTTATCAATTTCTTGGTGGTAAGGCATGATGATGTGGGCCCGGTTACTTACCTTCAGCATTTTCGGGGAGACATCAATATTATTATCAGTCAGGTAATCGATTTCATCTAAAAGTACAAAGGGGTCGACCACCACACCGTTTCCGATGTAGCATTTTTTCTGCTGGATGATGCCTGAAGGAATCAGGTGGCTGATAATTTCCTTGCCGTTAACTACCATGGTGTGCCCGGCATTGTTTCCGCCCTGGAATCTGACCACGCAGTCCGCATGTTCACTGAGCAGGTCAACTATTTTTCCTTTTCCTTCATCCCCCCACTGGGTTCCCACAACAACTGTGTTTGTCACGGTTTCTCCTTTTTTTTCTAAAAAAGCCTTTAATAATCGCTTTTGCTTCTTCTTCGCATATGCCCGGCACAATTTCCGGGCTGTGGTTCAATCGATGATCTTCCGCCATTTTATATAATGAAGCGGCCGCCCCCCATTTGGGATCCGGCGCACCGTAAACAACCCGGTCGATCCGGGTATGAATAATGGCGCCCATACACATGATGCAGGGTTCGATGGTCACATAGAGGCTGGTTTTAGGCAGACGGTAATTGTTCAGGCGGTTACAGGCCGCGCGTATGGCATTGATTTCCGCATGGCTCGTAGGATCATGGGTAGAAATGGGCCGGTTAAACCCCCGGCCGATGATCCGCTGGTTCTCATCCACAATGACAGCCCCCACCGGGACTTCATCCATCTCTTCTGCTTTTTGTGCCTCCTTAATGGCAAGCATCATGTAGTATTCATCATTCATCTTCCAACGTACACTTATATAAGCCTTTTTCTTCAAGGTCAAATTATTAATCCGGCCTGGGGTAAAAAAAACTTCACGAGATCCATAAAATAGCTTTACATAGCTAAAAGCCTCTGGTATAAAGTCCGAGTTGTTTGGGCGCCCGTAGCTCAGCTGGATAGAGTACTTGACTACGAATCAAGGGGTCGCGTGTTCGAATCGCGCCGGGCGCGCCACAAACAGCAAGGGTTTTCAGCCTTCAGGTTGGAAGCCTTTTTTAGTTTTTTGGTAAGCTACCCCCACATAGCCCCCACTTTCTAAGTGATGGGGGCTGATTTAAAATGATATAAAGTGAAGGTTGTTCCGCTTTTCTTTTTCCAATCACATTTTCCCTGATTGAAAAACGGTCCTCATTTCTAAATGTTTCTCAAGCTGACCCCCATTCCATATCACAGAACTAAAAGAACACGGTCAGGTAGTCTTGAGTGATTCCTTGATTGTGTTGTAGTGGTGGGGCATGCCCCCCAAAAACAGTACAATGTGATATGTTAGGATCTCCGAGCTAAAAAGGAGATCAAGATGAAAAAGAAACGCTATTCTGAAGAACAGATCGTCAAAATTCTGCTTGAAGCCGAGAAACAGGAAAGACCTATCGCTGAATTCTGCAAGCTGGGAGGATTCTCCGAGCAAAGCTATTACCGCTGGAAAAAGAAATACGGTGGCATGTCCGTTCCGGATGTAAAGCGGCTGCGAGAGTTGGAGAAGGAGAACGTACGATTAAAAAGGCTCCTGGCTGAACGGGACCTCGAAGTTGATGCTCTAAAGGCGGTGGTCTCAAAAAAGTGGTAAAGGTCCCGGATCGCAGGAAAGCCGTACATACTATGACGGAACGGGGCCTTTCAGAATACAAAGCATGTCTGTTTTTGAAGATAAGTCGGTCAAGCTACAGATACCAAGCAAACCCAAGGGATGACACTGTTTTGGTTATCTGGCTAAGAACATTCTCTGGTAAGTATCCGAGGCATGGGTACCGCCAGGCCCATATGCAGTTGGTCAGATCCGGGATGATCATCAATCATAAGAAAGTCGAGCGGCTCTGGCAGGAACAAGGGCTGTGCGTGCCGAGGGTCAGGCGCAAGAGGCGGCGTGGCAAGGGGACAACGCTGCCAATATCAGCGAAGTATCCCAATCATGTATGGACCTATGATTTCATGGAAGATTCCTGCCTTGAAGGGCAGCGGCTGAGATTTTTAACGGTGGTTGACGAATATACACGAGAAAGCCTGGCAATCCACATTGATACCTCAATACCATCTTCACAGGTGAAAATCGTTTTGCAGATTCTATTTGCAACCCGTGGGGTTCCAACATACATCAGGAGCGATAATGGGCCTGAGTTTATTGCATATAAAATCCAGGACTGGCTCAAAGAGCAAGGGGTGAAAACCAAGTACATTGAGCCAGGCAAACCATGGCAGAATCCTTTTGGAGAAAGCTTTAACAGCCGGTTCAGAGACGAATGTCTGAATCAGGAGGTCTTCTATTCCGTCCCGGATGCCAGGGCAATCATAGAGACGTGGCGCCAGTACTACAACACGAAAAGATTGCATAGCAGCCTGGGATATCAGACACCGGAAAACATTAGAAAGGAATGGGAACAATCTTATATGGGGGCTCTGCCCCCAAGCCCCCGGGGTTTAACGCCTACGGGCCATCCGGATGGGCCAAAGGAAAAGGCCACGCTATGAACATGGCCCATCCGTATTGGCACCTGCCGCAGTGCTCGGGTCGCTCCCCAGCGTTGCCCTATCCCCTGGGCAGGTATTTGAAAAGTAGCAAAGGAAGTGGTACACAACAACAATATTTTGAAAATTCGGAGCCTTCCTAACATTGCGGGTTGTACTAAAGAAGGGGGCAAGTCAAATCGTAAAACTTTATTTTGTAGTTAATTGGGTAAACTTTAAATAATATTACGTGATGAATCACGATGCAGTGCTTAAGATGGGGGTGGAAAACTCGAAAGCTGATTCTACGAATAGATGGACGCTAACTTTTAGTAAAAAGGTAATATTGCATTTAGCTTTCGTTATCCTCAATTTGCACAAATCGGATAGTTTTAAAAGGCTAAAAACTTACCGGGAATGACCGTTTGTATATCTTTCAAGCCGGAGCGCCTTTAGAGAAAAGGTATCAAATTGAGCCAATACTGGATTCTATTGCCGAGAGTATCAAATAGCATGACTCTGATTCAGGGAAAAACGGCCCTAGGAATTTCAGAGGGGAAAAGGGTGGGGTAAATCAGGTTCATATTGAAATAGATCGTGTTCGGGATCTTATCTCCACGGGATAGGCTTGGTTCATTCCAACCCCTGTACCATTTAGACTGCATTTGACCACCTGCTTTTACCGGGTGTGCAATAATTGAGTAGTTGCGAATAAATGTGCGGGTTGTTTCCCATCCCTCTATGTTGATTGTTAGCGGCGTTTCTCCAACATAGTTTTTGTTGACTTCAATTTTGGCACCTGATGGCTCAGATACTATTTTTACTGGAAAAATTTTTACTTGATTCTTAGGAGAAGTGGATATTTGCTTGGGTGTCGTCTTGCAGCCGCTCAAGAGAGAAAGAATCACAGCAGCTATTAAAAAGTTTATGGCCAATGAGTTTTTCATTTTGATCCCTCTAGTCATTTTGGTACAGCTTTTCATCGAATGCCTCCTTGTACAGGCACCGAAAAAAACGAATCACTCTTCTTCCCGGATCACTTTATCCCCAACCGTTTCAATGAGCTGTTCCAGGATTTTGGCATCCCGTTTATCCGCAGGTCGCCAGGCGTTGCGAAGAACCCAATCCCCCTCGTTGTCAAATTTTACATCGGATATAACAATTTCTGTGTATTTAAGATTAGGGTCATCCTTGTGGTGTGGCCAGACTTCAAACGCTCTTAAATTGGAAATCTCCAAGGTGAATTTTTCACAAATTCGGGGGATAATGTATTCAATACTGTTGGTTGTTGATATTCCAGTGTCATCTCCCTGGTCTATTAGAAGTACCCAGGTGGCGCCGGTAATGGCTTCTTGGGCAATAATCAGGTGACAAAACGAATCCAATAGGTTTGGATTGTTCTGTTCTCTTTCGGTTCCGGAACCTTTCCAATTGTAGATAGACGAATATGTTACGTTGAAGTACATGCGTTTCCCTATGATTTTCAAGCCTAGCTGGTTGTAACCTGCTTTGATTGTATCATGTCAGTCTCGGCCGGATTTTGGTTTCATGATTTGTAATTGCCACGATATCAATGAATAGGCAATGGAAAAATGGGCAATGTGGATTAACGGGGCTTGTCTGGACAAATTGGAGATGATAGTGACCAATATTTTCCCCATAAAGCCCCGCGTACAAGATAAGAGTGCAATGCCAAAATAATCAGGCCTGTGTGAATTTTCCTGGGGATGATTAATAAACTTTGATCCTCAAAATTGAATATGATAATTAAATTGGGTAACCCCATTCTATAAATAATTCATTCAAGGACCTTTGGTAATGAACGCAGATGATCCTATCATAATTGATGCCCATGCCCACTGTGGTATACAGGATCATTCATTTGACCAGTCTTTTGAGTCTTATTTTTCCTATGCAAGGCACACGGGGATCTCAGGCGTCGTTGCCTTTCCTCCGGTGGCTGAAATATATGACCGCTCTGACTATTATTTCCAGGATAATGATTATTGGGTCAATCGACGGACCCGGGCAAACCGGTACCTTTTAAGTGCTGGCAACAATGACCTTCAAGTCATCCCCTATTTTTTTATCTGGAATGATTTTGCCGTAGATCAGATCACTTCTAAACATAAGGGCATAAAATGGCACCGACATCCTTCAGAACCTGAGTATGAGTATGACTCGGGCAAGTGCGAGGCTGCCATAAAGACAATAACCCAAAAAAATATGCCCGTTGTTCTGGAGGAGGAGTTTTCCAATACCCTTAAATTTATAAATAATTACGCCCCTGATGCCCGGGTTATCATTCCCCATCTCGGGGGGCTAAACGGAGGGTATAAAAAGATTGCCCAGGCAGGATTGTGGGAAAATCCAAGAGTATATGCGGATACAGCCCTTGCATCTGTTTATGAAATTGAGCATTACCTGGAGAATTATGGATATGAGCGAATCATGTTTGGGTCGGATTTCCCATTTGGAGATCCTGCTGCCGAACTCAAAAAAATCATAGACCTTAATTTGAGGAAGGCTATTGAAAAGGCGGTTTTATCCGGGAATTTAATTCGATTACTCTCTGAGAGCAATATATGACTTCTATATATCATTCCGTCCGGCGGCATTGAACTGCAGATTATAAGATCAGCCGGGAAATTTTCCCCCTACCGAAGCAAACAAATGTTCAGACATAGGCTTTACCTTGAATTGCTCCTTGCGACTGCGGAGAGTTTGCCTTGAAATGACTGATGGTTGTCAGGCGGTTAAGAAAAATTTAGGTGAATTTTCTCCCAAGCCCTGCAAGACCAAGAAGGAAAAATCCAATACCAAGCATGAATGCAGGGTCAAACTTTGTCTGGGAAAAGGAAATGATATTTGCAAATGCAATAGAAGAGGTGAGTATGCAGGCTGTAATTACTGCCAGGACAAGTATTGTTTTCATTTATGGCCTCCTGAGTGTGATCGATATTCGCCTATGGTAGATAGCAAAATAGATGCCAGGAGAGATGTTGCTTAATTATCAATGGTTTATGGTTTTGTATGATTTGGCTTTGCGAAACCGTGGATAAAAAAGAATGAAAATTAGGTAAAAAAAGTTATAAAATATTGCTTTTTGTGCCTACAGGCAAAGAGATGCTGATATTGAGATTTCCTGTGTGGATGTTATAGTTTTATTTTTCAAGACGAATGGCCAGTGGAAAGTAAGGATAAAGGAAGTAAATTGAAATCATTTTATAATGCTTTAGGAAGATGCAAATCAAACCTGGTTTTTAATCCATGGGTTGACACTGACCCCGACAACGATATTGATAAGGACGGACCGAAAAAAAGATTATCCAATCTTAAATCCTATCTGGCTGAGCGCAAAGAGGCTGAATACCTTCTCTTGGCTGAAGCACTTGGATACCAGGGCGGGCATTTTACCGGTATTCCGATGACCTCGGAAAGAATTGTTCTTGGAAAGATGGGGCACAAGGGAATTGCTCCGGAACATGTGTGCAACACCCCATTGAACAGAACGAGCAACCAGAGGAGGCACAAAGACGGCTTCAATGAACCCACAGCAACAATTGTCTGGGGGAAATTGATAAGTGAGGGGCTGGATACCAGGAATTTTGTTTTCTGGAATGCGTTCCCATGGCATCCGTATAAAGCCTGTGGCAATATTTTATCCAACAGAACGCCAACCGTATCGGAGCTGAAGGAGGGCGAGGTGGTCATCAGGATGCTTTTAGACGTTTTCAATTTCAGAAAAATCATAGCCCTGGGAAATAAGGCCGAAATCAGTTTAAACAAGATCGGCATACACGCGGAAAAGGTAAGGCATCCGGCTATGGGCGGGGCTGAAAAATTCAGAGAACAATTCCTGCAAATAGTTCGTGGATAGGCGATGCGTTATTGGCAAGGCGAAAGGGTGGATTGGGATAGACTGCAAAAGAATTTGCCCTGGGTTTGAATAAATAATGAGGATAAGTGACAGGATCATATGATATGAGAGTTTTGTTCTGGTATTGCGACAGATTTGTCTGGACCCCGACCATGAAGACCCTTGAAGATGTTCCGGAGTCGGCGTCCGGTGAGCGGGATGAGGTGGTGGTGGCCTTTGTGCATGTGGAGCCCGGGGACGTGGAAGCGGGCAGTTCTGCGGAAACCAAATTGGTGAAAAACGCCAAATGGGTGGCCCGGAAATGGGAGGTGTCCAAGGTGCTTCTCCATTCCTTTACCCACCTGGGAGAAGAAAAAGCCGGACCTGATGAGGCAAAGTCTCTTTTGGAACGGGCAAAAAACCGGTTGATAAAGGCAGGGTATGAGGCCGATTTAACGGCGTTCGGCTATTATAACGACCTGAGCATTGAGGCCAAGGGACACCCGTTGGCCAGAATTTTTAAACAGTTTTGATCAGAAATTTCCAGATAATTACCTGTTTACCAGATAAATACCCGTTCCCACCAGGATAAGGGCAAAGATCAGGGCGGCCGTCAGCGGCTCGCCCAGGACAACGGCACCGGCTGCCACCCCGAATAAAGGGGTCAGAAAGGTAAATGGGGCGATTTTGGATACCGGATATTCCCGGATCAGCCAGAACCATGCAATATAGGTGATAAAGGCGACCCATAGGATCTGGTAGGCCAGGCAGGCCGTGACCTCAGGACGCCAGTTCAGTCCCACGGTTTCCCCGAGGGCTGCTGAGGCTGCAAAAAGGATAGGGGCTGATATACCCAGCTGGTATAACAGGGTTTTTCCCGGTGGGATGCGGGAGAGGGGAGAGGCCTTGATGGTGACGGTAACCGTGCCCCAGAGCAGGGCTGCCCCAAGTATCATGGCGTCTCCCAGAAGCATTTCCCGGCTTGGCATCTTGAGTGATTCATGGAATGCGATCATGATCCCGCAAAAGGCAATGAGCATCCCCAATACCTGACTGCGCCTCAGTTTTTCTGATGTTACAAAGAGGTGGGCACCGAGGGCCACCACAAAAGGAGAGGTGTTCAGAAAAATGCCAGACCTGGAGGCGTTGGTGAACTCGAGGCCCCAGTAGATCAGGATGAATTCGCCGGCAAAGAGGGTGCCGATGATGATTCCCCATGGCAGTGTGCCGTCCCTGGCAAATATGGGCTGGTTTTTGAATTTCATCCATAGCATGACCAGCAGGCCTGAACCCGCGGACCTGAGTGCGGCCTGGAATACCGGGGGGATTTGGGTGACTCCGATTTTGATGGCCACCTGGTTTACCCCCCAGGAGGCGCAGAGAATAATCAGCAGCACCACTCCTTTTATGTCAATCTGCTTGTTTTCAGGCATCATGGCATTCTCTTATAGGGTATCCACTATCTATAATCCAGTTAAAAAAGAATTTTTAGGGATGCGGCGGATGTTTTTTTCTGGTATATTACCGCCCTTGCATAGGATAGATGCGCCGGTTTATTCCGGCGGGGAAGGTCGCGGGGAACAATTTATCAGTCAACATTCTGGATTTAAGGATACAAAATAAGGCAGCGAGATGAAGGGCTTGGAATTAAGCGAGCGGTATTATTCGGAAGTGGGGAAAGATACGTTTTCAAAACGGTTTGGCGCGTTGATGGACAGGGTGGCCGTGGGGTTGGCCGGTCCGGGGTCGGAATGTTTTGGATTTGATGATGAATTTTCCCGGGACCATGACTGGGGACCGGGATTCTGCCTTTGGGTGACCCGGGATGACTTTCAGCGGTACGGCCGTGAACTTCAGGAATGTTACGACGCGCTGCCTAAAGATTTTCTAGGTTTCGGCCCGAGGCGGGAGAGCGCCGGTGAAACCGGCCGGGTCGGTGTGATGGTAATTGAGGCGTTTTTCAAACGGTACACCGGTTTGGACCACCCGCCCCAGAATCTTGATGAATGGGATATCCCCAGTGCCAACCTGGCCCTGTGCGTTAACGGCCGGGTTTTTTCCGATCCGCTGGGAACATTTTCCCAATGGCGCAGGGACCTGGAGGGATTCTATCCCCGGGACATATGGCTTAAAAAAATTGCCGACGCCTGCATGAGGGCAGGACAATCCGGCCAGTATAACTGGCAGCGGGGAATCCAGCGCAATGATCCCTTTGTGATTCAAACGGCCAAGACTGCATTCTGCAAAGAAATTTTCAAGCTGGTCTTTCTGCTGAATAAAGCTTATGCGCCGTACTATAAATGGTTGGCTGCCGGTGCCCGGCAATTGCCTTTTATGGGCGGGGACATTTACAGTCTGGTATGCCGGCTTCTTGGCGTAAATGATGCCGGCACTTCCGGGGGGCAGGCCTGGCAGGCCGCCGGGGAGCTGCTGGATACTATCTGTCAGAAAATGATTCAGGCCCTGAGCGATAAGGGGGTAAGTGATGGAAACCGCCCCTTTTTGATAGACCATGTGCCCAGTATCCTAAGCCGGATAGGTGACGAGGAATTCAGGGGCAGGCAGTGGCAGGGCGCCTCGGATGGCAATAGCCAAGCCAGGGGGGATGCCAAGTCCGGACCCGCCCCGTCCGGGGGAGACGGACAGGAATTGTCAAAACGAGAATTGATCTCCAATATTCTTAAGCGGGAATGGGCGATGTTTTCAACGGTGAATGACCGGGCTGATCTGGACCCGGCCCGGAAGAATTGCCCCACATGCAGGGATTTCCCTGAAGAATTCCGGCTTCACAGGACCGCCCAGCTGATGGTCTGGTCCCCAAAGACCCTGTCCCTCTATCTCAAGGACCTGGAGGACGCCCAGGTTCGGCAGAAAAATCTGATGACCTATAAATATGCCAGGATGGAGAATCTCATCCCAAAGGAGAACAACAGCCGCTATATAGACCTGATTGCCGATGTACTGGTGGAATGGCAGAACGCATTTATCAGCAAGTATCCCGGTATCATGTCCGGC encodes:
- a CDS encoding adenylosuccinate synthase, with the protein product MTNTVVVGTQWGDEGKGKIVDLLSEHADCVVRFQGGNNAGHTMVVNGKEIISHLIPSGIIQQKKCYIGNGVVVDPFVLLDEIDYLTDNNIDVSPKMLKVSNRAHIIMPYHQEIDKAREEKKGKNKIGTTGRGIGPCYEDKATRRGIRFCDLLDFDLFQEKVITIMEEKNFYLKHYFKAETLDPELVIDQFKKVRERLLPYIDDVSVSLFEGIKQGKTVLFEGAQGTHLDIEHGTYPFVTSSSTVSGNAANGSGVGPGQLNEIIGIVKAYTTRVGAGPFPTELFDETGDKIQKTGAEFGATTGRKRRCGWLDMVVLRNSARLNSLTGLAITKLDVLDDLDEIKICTGYSYDGKVIEHFPPEIKILEKCTPVYETHPGWKENTSGITEYDQLPEKAKNYLKRVEELSDVKIKIVSVGPGREATIIKESIF
- a CDS encoding DMT family transporter — translated: MMPENKQIDIKGVVLLIILCASWGVNQVAIKIGVTQIPPVFQAALRSAGSGLLVMLWMKFKNQPIFARDGTLPWGIIIGTLFAGEFILIYWGLEFTNASRSGIFLNTSPFVVALGAHLFVTSEKLRRSQVLGMLIAFCGIMIAFHESLKMPSREMLLGDAMILGAALLWGTVTVTIKASPLSRIPPGKTLLYQLGISAPILFAASAALGETVGLNWRPEVTACLAYQILWVAFITYIAWFWLIREYPVSKIAPFTFLTPLFGVAAGAVVLGEPLTAALIFALILVGTGIYLVNR
- a CDS encoding amidohydrolase family protein; the protein is MNADDPIIIDAHAHCGIQDHSFDQSFESYFSYARHTGISGVVAFPPVAEIYDRSDYYFQDNDYWVNRRTRANRYLLSAGNNDLQVIPYFFIWNDFAVDQITSKHKGIKWHRHPSEPEYEYDSGKCEAAIKTITQKNMPVVLEEEFSNTLKFINNYAPDARVIIPHLGGLNGGYKKIAQAGLWENPRVYADTALASVYEIEHYLENYGYERIMFGSDFPFGDPAAELKKIIDLNLRKAIEKAVLSGNLIRLLSESNI
- a CDS encoding IS3 family transposase; this encodes MTERGLSEYKACLFLKISRSSYRYQANPRDDTVLVIWLRTFSGKYPRHGYRQAHMQLVRSGMIINHKKVERLWQEQGLCVPRVRRKRRRGKGTTLPISAKYPNHVWTYDFMEDSCLEGQRLRFLTVVDEYTRESLAIHIDTSIPSSQVKIVLQILFATRGVPTYIRSDNGPEFIAYKIQDWLKEQGVKTKYIEPGKPWQNPFGESFNSRFRDECLNQEVFYSVPDARAIIETWRQYYNTKRLHSSLGYQTPENIRKEWEQSYMGALPPSPRGLTPTGHPDGPKEKATL
- a CDS encoding uracil-DNA glycosylase — translated: MKSFYNALGRCKSNLVFNPWVDTDPDNDIDKDGPKKRLSNLKSYLAERKEAEYLLLAEALGYQGGHFTGIPMTSERIVLGKMGHKGIAPEHVCNTPLNRTSNQRRHKDGFNEPTATIVWGKLISEGLDTRNFVFWNAFPWHPYKACGNILSNRTPTVSELKEGEVVIRMLLDVFNFRKIIALGNKAEISLNKIGIHAEKVRHPAMGGAEKFREQFLQIVRG
- the tadA gene encoding tRNA adenosine(34) deaminase TadA, producing MNDEYYMMLAIKEAQKAEEMDEVPVGAVIVDENQRIIGRGFNRPISTHDPTSHAEINAIRAACNRLNNYRLPKTSLYVTIEPCIMCMGAIIHTRIDRVVYGAPDPKWGAAASLYKMAEDHRLNHSPEIVPGICEEEAKAIIKGFFRKKRRNRDKHSCCGNPVGG
- a CDS encoding PEGA domain-containing protein, giving the protein MKSCTKMTRGIKMKNSLAINFLIAAVILSLLSGCKTTPKQISTSPKNQVKIFPVKIVSEPSGAKIEVNKNYVGETPLTINIEGWETTRTFIRNYSIIAHPVKAGGQMQSKWYRGWNEPSLSRGDKIPNTIYFNMNLIYPTLFPSEIPRAVFP
- a CDS encoding DUF4125 family protein, translating into MKGLELSERYYSEVGKDTFSKRFGALMDRVAVGLAGPGSECFGFDDEFSRDHDWGPGFCLWVTRDDFQRYGRELQECYDALPKDFLGFGPRRESAGETGRVGVMVIEAFFKRYTGLDHPPQNLDEWDIPSANLALCVNGRVFSDPLGTFSQWRRDLEGFYPRDIWLKKIADACMRAGQSGQYNWQRGIQRNDPFVIQTAKTAFCKEIFKLVFLLNKAYAPYYKWLAAGARQLPFMGGDIYSLVCRLLGVNDAGTSGGQAWQAAGELLDTICQKMIQALSDKGVSDGNRPFLIDHVPSILSRIGDEEFRGRQWQGASDGNSQARGDAKSGPAPSGGDGQELSKRELISNILKREWAMFSTVNDRADLDPARKNCPTCRDFPEEFRLHRTAQLMVWSPKTLSLYLKDLEDAQVRQKNLMTYKYARMENLIPKENNSRYIDLIADVLVEWQNAFISKYPGIMSGGRPLTREEDRADIVSFETYLRGELETYSERTLASLYDDILDCRNHGETFPERIYGYLVREKGYDSLNRAEGARRLA
- a CDS encoding transposase, which translates into the protein MKKKRYSEEQIVKILLEAEKQERPIAEFCKLGGFSEQSYYRWKKKYGGMSVPDVKRLRELEKENVRLKRLLAERDLEVDALKAVVSKKW